In one Lolium rigidum isolate FL_2022 chromosome 3, APGP_CSIRO_Lrig_0.1, whole genome shotgun sequence genomic region, the following are encoded:
- the LOC124696468 gene encoding MYB-like transcription factor 4 — protein sequence MGRSPCCEKAHTNKGAWTKEEDQRLIAYIKAHGEGCWRSLPKAAGLLRCGKSCRLRWINYLRPDLKRGNFTEEEDELIIKLHELLGNKWSLIAGRLPGRTDNEIKNYWNTHIKRKLLARGMDPHTHRPLNAIAMPGQQLRAAHERQHFAAAPGGSHHHFQQQPQQDLSSSAEPACSHSSEDDEPSGSGATPPPPPPTGRHLGIDLNLSISLAPYQAEDEPAVKQEPASHNAAVCLCLNRLGLQGAGEGCSCGGAAAASSSMQQQQQASTQRMFRFIAPLEGGQ from the exons atggggAGGTCCCCGTGCTGCGAGAAGGCGCACACCAACAAGGGCGCCTGGACCAAGGAGGAGGACCAGCGCCTCATCGCCTACATCAAGGCCCATGGCGAAGGATGCTGGAGATCCCTGCCCAAAGCCGCAG GGCTGCTGCGGTGCGGGAAGAGCTGCAGGCTGCGCTGGATCAACTACCTCAGGCCGGACCTCAAGCGGGGCaacttcaccgaggaggaggacgagctcATCATCAAGCTACACGAGCTGCTCGGCAACAA GTGGTCGCTGATCGCCGGGAGGCTGCCGGGGAGGACGGACAACGAGATCAAGAACTACTGGAACACGCACATCAAGCGCAAGCTCCTCGCACGGGGCATGGACCCGCACACCCACCGCCCGCTCAATGCCATCGCCATGCCCGGACAGCAGCTCCGGGCCGCGCACGAACGACAACACTTTGCCGCCGCTCCAGGCGGCAGCCACCACCACTTccagcagcagccgcagcaggATCTCTCCAGCTCCGCCGAGCCAGCCTGCAGCCACAGCAGCGAAGACGACGAGCCGTCCGGGTccggcgccacgccgccgccgccgccgccgacaggACGGCACCTCGGCATCGACCTCAACCTCTCCATCAGCCTCGCGCCCTACCAGGCGGAGGACGAGCCAGCGGTGAAGCAGGAACCCGCGAGCCACAATGCCGCGGTGTGCCTGTGCCTCAACCGCCTCGGGCTCCAGGGCGCCGGCGAGGGGTGCAGCTgcgggggcgccgccgccgcttcttcctccatgcagcagcagcagcaggccagCACGCAGCGCATGTTTAGATTCATCGCACCACTAGAGGGAGGCCAATAG